The following proteins come from a genomic window of Leptospira andrefontaineae:
- a CDS encoding PP2C family protein-serine/threonine phosphatase, whose product MRNILIVFLSVILFSLILFSGLLNSYSKEARFPFYFYPNGKIAVASTSHSNLVGMKIDLIEYEIVRKLGADYGLSGHSFHFFAKEGSIVKSLSLDMRSSFEVLKDFLPDIFLSLLYFLVAIWFFFYTRDLYIFLLFGSLSSLFLFNFFLLAFHDFLFPFFFFLYFTGFLILDVSFRLRGKEIPSRWFAPQVIFSLVAGFVGLSQKGNPDLFQFLSVNGMYFNLFSAGICILQLVFHTFRNKGTFQEVSKKLSIVLAFFLITVVPFLMAELGSTKSFFMIRPYLMTALILFPVLIVFGTYTYSLVPVQIAFSSSLTSIYSILILTFGYLFGLEFFVRWNPGFLGKHQREWNLFYVVAAAYFLGSLNNKLYKWIDYWSFRNNPKLHTALEELSVMIGAPISMRATINSLIRRLVDALEVKKLQILIPADKFSGTDLRNLNFIRIPYGSEIWTYFENHTEVTITSHLAYGLGIRESVFKFLNQMEVQLAYPLFNFEKGKEVIAVFLVGEKINRKNFTLGELRFLKECTRLASLLIRNYSLLVDEVEKKRIVRDLNMAAVLDKTLHLPELETIKSVQLGYFTLPAVGISGDYLDILKLSPKRQLLFLGDVSGHGLGSGYLVSAVRGIIRRQLGNSSSLPDIFRAINLFLIERYRGSEFMTSIAGIYNASDGAFSFVNAGHTPPICIRKGGRIELRNETQRVLGVLPTDYRILTIHLNPGDKLVLFTDGVTETFDDNEEIFGEENLLRILSLNHDKDAQSLADLIKKTLEEFRNYKEPSDDISFVCLEVSE is encoded by the coding sequence GTGAGAAATATTCTGATCGTATTTCTTTCAGTAATCCTTTTCAGTTTGATCCTGTTTTCGGGATTATTGAATTCTTATTCTAAAGAAGCAAGGTTTCCTTTTTACTTTTATCCTAACGGAAAGATCGCTGTTGCGAGCACTTCCCATTCGAATCTTGTCGGAATGAAAATAGACCTAATCGAATATGAGATCGTTCGAAAGTTAGGAGCAGATTACGGACTATCCGGACACTCATTCCATTTTTTTGCAAAAGAAGGAAGTATAGTTAAAAGTCTCTCATTGGATATGAGATCCTCGTTTGAAGTTTTGAAGGATTTCTTACCGGATATATTTTTATCCTTATTATATTTCTTAGTAGCGATTTGGTTTTTCTTTTATACCAGAGATTTATACATTTTCTTATTATTCGGGTCTTTATCATCCTTATTCTTATTTAATTTCTTCTTATTAGCGTTTCACGACTTCCTTTTTCCGTTTTTCTTTTTCTTATATTTCACAGGATTTTTGATCTTAGATGTTTCCTTTAGATTAAGAGGAAAAGAAATACCTTCCAGATGGTTTGCGCCACAGGTAATATTTTCCTTGGTCGCAGGATTTGTAGGCCTTTCCCAAAAAGGAAATCCGGATCTATTCCAGTTCTTATCTGTGAATGGAATGTATTTCAATCTGTTCTCCGCAGGAATTTGTATCTTGCAATTGGTATTTCATACATTCAGGAACAAAGGGACTTTTCAGGAAGTTTCCAAGAAGTTAAGTATCGTTTTAGCATTCTTCTTAATTACGGTCGTTCCATTCTTAATGGCCGAGTTAGGATCCACTAAAAGTTTTTTCATGATCCGTCCTTATTTGATGACGGCTTTGATCCTGTTTCCAGTTCTAATTGTGTTCGGGACTTACACTTATTCATTGGTCCCAGTTCAGATCGCTTTCAGCTCTTCTTTAACTTCTATTTATTCTATCTTGATCTTAACTTTCGGATATTTATTCGGTCTTGAATTTTTTGTAAGATGGAATCCCGGATTTTTAGGAAAACACCAAAGAGAGTGGAATTTATTCTATGTAGTGGCCGCTGCTTACTTTTTAGGTTCGTTGAACAATAAATTGTATAAGTGGATAGATTATTGGAGTTTTAGGAATAATCCGAAACTTCACACAGCACTTGAAGAATTATCCGTAATGATCGGCGCTCCAATCTCTATGAGGGCGACAATCAATAGTTTGATCCGCAGACTTGTTGATGCCCTAGAAGTGAAAAAACTCCAAATATTGATCCCAGCGGATAAATTTTCAGGCACAGACCTTAGAAATCTAAACTTCATTCGAATTCCTTATGGATCCGAGATCTGGACCTATTTCGAAAATCATACTGAAGTTACGATTACTTCTCACCTAGCGTATGGATTAGGGATTAGAGAGTCTGTGTTTAAATTTTTAAACCAGATGGAAGTCCAACTAGCATATCCTTTATTCAATTTTGAAAAAGGAAAAGAGGTAATCGCAGTATTTTTGGTTGGAGAGAAGATCAATCGTAAGAATTTCACACTAGGTGAGCTAAGATTCTTAAAAGAATGTACTAGATTAGCATCCTTACTCATACGCAACTACTCCCTTCTAGTAGATGAAGTAGAGAAAAAAAGGATCGTTAGAGATCTAAATATGGCGGCGGTCTTGGATAAAACTCTTCATTTACCTGAGTTAGAGACCATAAAATCGGTTCAATTAGGCTATTTTACTCTTCCTGCAGTAGGAATTTCAGGAGATTATCTAGATATTCTCAAACTTTCTCCTAAGAGACAGTTATTATTCTTAGGAGATGTATCAGGACATGGACTTGGGTCAGGTTATCTAGTTTCTGCAGTAAGAGGAATTATTCGCCGTCAATTGGGCAATTCTTCTTCTCTTCCTGATATTTTTAGAGCGATTAACTTGTTTTTGATCGAGAGATATAGAGGAAGCGAGTTCATGACATCCATCGCAGGGATATATAACGCTAGCGATGGAGCATTTTCATTCGTAAATGCAGGTCATACTCCGCCGATTTGTATTCGAAAAGGTGGAAGAATAGAACTTAGAAACGAAACTCAAAGAGTATTAGGTGTTCTACCAACTGATTATAGAATCTTAACTATTCATTTAAATCCAGGTGATAAATTAGTTTTGTTCACCGACGGAGTGACTGAAACGTTCGATGATAACGAAGAAATCTTCGGAGAAGAGAATCTTTTACGAATATTATCCTTAAATCATGATAAAGATGCTCAATCACTAGCTGATCTTATCAAAAAAACGCTAGAAGAGTTTAGAAATTACAAAGAACCTAGCGATGATATCTCTTTTGTTTGTCTAGAAGTCTCCGAGTAA